CACTGTGCTCATGTGACATGTGTTACTGTTCTCCTTGTtgtgttctttctttgtgtgcTAACCAGTGAGGGTGGTTCTGTGTGCTTGGGAGTTGCCATTCTTTGTACTGTAATGTGTTTTTGGGGTTCATAACGAGTTGTCCAAaccttttgtcttgttttgtttcttcttgtccctccctccccccctctcctaTTGTTCCCCCCCCTACAGGCTGTGCGTTTGTCACATTTGCTACCAGGGCAATGGCACAGAATGCAATCAAAACCATGCATCACTCTCAGACTATGGAGGTACTGTACCCCTTAGCACCTATTTCTCATTTCCCCCATTCCCCCCTCATACATTCTGCTGCCACCTTGTGTTGGAAAGATGAAGAGCCTGTTGGCGTTCATTTATCATAGAGCATGAGCCATTTCCAAAACACTCTTGCTTATTACAAAATTACATTGTCGTCTGCGAAATAATTGAATAAAACTTGAAATATTGCCTCTCGCATAGCTGTTGTATCTGGGGCTAACTGGACACTACGAGAATTGCTGCCTTCTGTAATTTTGGCCTGAACAAAATGTATCACGTTAATTGATTCTGATAATATTCTAGAGCCTAGCCATTAGAGTCTGCCATAATAAATTTATATTTTGGACCACAGGAAAAAGAACTCACACCATCAATAGTTAACAAGAGTTAACCCAGACTGGAGTAGCTACTGTTAGGTTTCTTCAAAAACTGGGTCCATGTCATATTGAAGCCAATGGTGTCTTTGTGGAAGTAGAGCAACAGAAATTTGACAGCTAGCAGGTCAGAGGCTCCCCAGTGAAGCAGGAGACCAAGTCTAATTAGGAGCCCAACGAAACATAACACTCCTCCTACCAGATTAAATGCAGGCCTCACTGGTGCTGTTACCTATTGCCCCGCATATCACAACCTCCCCAATTCTCAGCTGCCATGGGAGGTGCTGTTGGTGCAGAAGCCATTTTCCCTGTGCAGCCTGGTCCCTGTCTGGCTCTCAACTCAAATACTTTTGCATCGCATGCCTCGTGTCCATGAGTCTGTCTGAACAATATgggactgtctgtctgtaagattgtatgttttgttatgAATTCTTCTTGTTACTGTCTGCTGACATATCCTCGTTTGAATGTCTGTTTTCTAAGTTTTGTCTCCATTTGTTGTCTGCTTGTCTGTGGACTCAATTTAGCTCCTCAAAAGATTCACTGTCTGCAGCATTTTCCTGTAACCCCTTTTTGGAATGTTGCCTGGCTCAGCTACGCATGGCAGATGTGTTAGCTTTGCAACATGCATAGAAACCCCTTTTGAAAAATTCAGTTTGATCACGGTGTTCTTGCATTGATGAATAAACTTAATTCTTCTGTGTACTTCTGAAGCGGTCTAACATCTCTGACCACTTCACTGCTTCAGGGCTNNNNNNNNNNTTTAGTGGTGAAGTTTGCCGACACACAGAGAGATAAGGAGCAGCGGCGCCTGCAGCAACAACTGGTGCAGCAGATTCAGCAGCTCAACAGCGCCTCCACCTGGGGAAACCTGGCCGGGCTGGGGACCCTCACACCGCAGTACCTGGCAGTAAGTGTTGCCCAAACACACTCCACTGCAGAGCTACACAGTTACTCACGTATTCATGTTTCAGTTTCAGAATGtacaataaatatttttaaaaggctttCTGTTTATAACTTAATGTCGCCAGtggtaactttcagtttgtgttgattctagtgGCCGCTATGGACAAAAGCGCTAGTGTTTTTACCAAATCTGTTGTTAAAGGAGAACTCAGTCATTttcaagatgattttttttttatttttatttttttatttgtagggctgtcagtagcgagacaaataattgatcggtgctgcctacacagAGTTATCCTCCTCctagattttgcacccaacaggcttcaacagggcaagttttaaacatgtttttagcctctaaacatgctcaaaatgtcattaggattgcctagccatgtgcagtgataccttccaagtgaacacagcaaatttgactgcagtagatatgacagaaaggcataaaagttgttaatcgactagtgtggacttcaccggaaacaggaaataaacagaggtatgtgcagtagctgaattaacacaacttttaagtctaacaggaggataacacggtgtaggctgCACTGGTTGTTTTCATAcgtcttgctactgacagcactacacattggggaaaaaaaataaaaataaaataaaaataaaaaaataacagagctacatgttaaaattgaccggaattctcttttaaaaacttttctcTACGGTGCTGTATTAGTGTGTTAGCGTTACTGGGAAGTCATATATTTGCTATGaaacaatacccaaccctaatgGTAGATGTCATGTTTGCTTTCTGTACTACAACATCCTTCTATTTCCCTTAAATCAAATTGTATGTAATATTTGGATAGATGAAAAGAGCAGCTCAGTCAGTTCAATCTGTTTTTGCCTGTCACTATTTAATGTGCATGCATTAACCTCAATATCTCTAATTTCCGTCCGTAAAAAGCTCAGCTGCTCATGTTATGTCCATGTTTAAGTCACATGCTCATTGGCTCCAAATCCGAGTAAGCACATGCAGGTCACATGCCATGTGTCCTTCAGTCAGAACACAAACTTAATGAAACAATATAGTTCTACTCTGAGCCGAAGAGAATCAATTTAATGTGtaaaccttttatttatatGCATTCTGAACCATCACACTGATTATATGTACTAGCCCCATAATAAGCTAATGTttttgataacttttttttttttcttttctgcaagGAAGTCTATATCGTAAACTAAATGGCCGCTGCATTTCCATCCAGTCCCTGTTTAACAAACAGCGGGTAAACAAAACAGGATCACCTACAGGATCATTCAATACAACATATGCCATTTTTGATCTGATTCACGATTTTTAAGTTCACGATACAATTTtctcaccatttttttttttttatttatttatctttggaaagaaatgactgaaaaatattccttttttatttaaataaagatgTGTCCTTTTCAAAAGTGCAACTAATAGTATTTTgtcttaaataacaaaataaataaaacttttattaaataaaggcttgtttattgctatggCCATatggttacattttaaaatgtaataacttaGAACAACTTTTTTCACCAGTCGTTTTGctattaaacaacaaaaagaagaaacattagATGACtgaaagggtattttacaacaAAATTGAATGCCACACGCTTACAGAGACGGCGTTATTATCGTAACTAAAGTGTTGAAGTGAAAACGTTATTATTCTTTTGGCGTTTGGCGTTACCAAACCGCTCCAGGTGCATTACAACCACTTCCTAGACTGGAGCAGACAGACCTTGATTTGCATTATGCAATCTATGTGTCACATTCACTGTATAATGGCAACTCTTGAAATGTCTGTTCTTCTGAAATTCATCAAAACGAGCAACTGTGATTATACTGTTGATGACTTAGTGTGCCCCCCATTTGATTGTTGAATTCAGTCTTTGTTTCTTTATCCTCAACAGTTGCTCCAACAGGCCACATCTACCAGTAACCAAGGGAGTTTCAATAATATGCAGAGGCTAGGAGGTAAGTTCCCCCTCTCAGATGTTAAGACCACTGTTCTTAAGTCATCCTCAATAAAGGAACTAGCCAACCGTTCTCATGTCAACAACCTTGTGACTCTGCCTGATCCCCACATGTTTTTAACTACTGTAAACTACATTACACTTTCAGATCAGTGGCACATTCATTATCAGTTATTTTAAGCCTGTGCAGGCTgcttaaagaaaaacatgtatcACAGAACCATAAATAGATGAAATTAAACAAGACTAGGTCAAAACCTAGTATATGGTTGCACTGTGTATGGTTAGTGTGCTTAACTGTAGCCAAATTATTATAGGGATAATCTATGTCTATAATGGGAATATAGATATTACGTGGTTATCTGTACTGAAGTATCTTATTCCATGACATGGTAAAGAAACATTTAAGACAAATAATTGAAGGACTTCTTTTCACTGAAgtgttattttgtaattaatgttACTTTGTCAAACAGATCAGACCTAGGTTGCACCACAGCCTCACATGTTGGTCTTGAAGCGCTGCAGCATTTATTCATGTGCAAACTGAACAATTACTACCACCTGACAACTTGGGTTATTTCTTCTCTGCTGTCAGTTTTGCGGAAGTTAATCAGCTGATTGACGGGTGATAGCAGAGTTAAAAGCCTGTGTCATGCcaatacattttgaaagagTAATGGCCAATCGGGAAACCCCAACACTGACAACATCACGCTCACTGCGACCAATGGTGGAACTTTATCCCAGAAAGAAAGAATTTCGAGGTTATGAGCCTGGCCAAAAAGGCACACACCATAACTATAGTGAGGATGGTTTTGTAGAAGTTCAGGTCAGATATTAAAACCAGTACTGCATTTTCCTGTTGGtattaataaagtattatttAATACAACTTTGAAACCAttttgaaaactaaaataaacatatttggaGTGTATCTGGTACAGTAATGCCAAAGTGACTAAATGCAATGGCTTgattattatttaaagaaaaaaaaagaaaaaaagatgaaaagataaGTCCCTATGGATGGGTTAGATGGTAAGCTGATTAACAAGAGTGAATGTAAAATTGCAAGAAGTATTACAAGAAAACCATGTTGTGTCCAGGCAGTGTAAAATATGTGATATATGTTATTTGTTATATGTCTGCAACCTTGTTGTTTGTACTACTGCTTAtcttggccaggacactcttggaaAAGAGATTTTNNNNNNNNNNGAGTTttctttctggttaaataaaggtaaaataaaaaaataaaaaatagaggAGGCTGAGAGAAACAGTTTTTAATTGACAGTCCCAAAATCACAACCTATCATAAACCGTAGAGACATACTCTCTATGCTTGAATTCTAGAGACGTTTGTTCCCTCCTTAGACTTTTTNNNNNNNNNNTTTTTAGAAAGGTGCGTGTCTGCGAGAACTTTAGTGTAGCTTTGGAAGTCACCTCTGTTTCTTCGTTCTCGCAGCAGGCATGAACCCCCTTcagctgcagaatttggccacattagctgctgctgcagctgcagccCAGAGCTCTGGCAGCCCGAACTCCACCAGCACCATGTCTGCAAACAGTGCAGCCCTGGGAGCCCTGGCCAGTCCAGgtaataactaaaactaaaaccaaCATGAGCGGTAGTATTGGCATGTACTGTGTATACAGTAATAAGCACCTAGTGCAAGTCAAACCCTGTTCATGGTTATTTTTGGTTTAGAGTACTTGTTTATGGATGTGTTTTGCTTGCTGAGTTTTCGACCTTGTTTGCTAAATTTACATGACTATTATTTCAGTTTATCTTCAGACATAACGGTTAGATCTTAAGtgtaaataaaaatcactcaccCACTGAGATGAACATACATGTTCCCAGTTAGCCCTCATGCTGCTGTGATCGTATCAACCAACTGCTCTGCAAACCTCCCTCCACTATTTGCCTAATGGCCCCCAGCCATTCCTCCATTATTTTATGGGAGTTAATCAGCCACATATAAAATTTTATGAGAGCCcccatttccttttttaatctgTGTAAATATGCATTAGCTCCATCTGTCTGAGTTTTGCATATTGCTGCTACGGTAAGCCCCTCTCTGCTTTAagagacagattttttttaactgccctCTCACTGCTGTGTCATCCTCTCATAATCATAACAATTTGTGGCAAAGAAgccagacatacagtatagagTGATATGAGGTGTGTTGAACATGTGCTAGTCATCCTTGTGGTAACTTTATTGTTatgtgtggtggtgtctgtgtgtgtggtgtggtgtgtgtgtgtgtgtgtgtgtgtgtgtgtgtgtgtgtgtgtgtgtgtgtgtgtgtgtgtgtgtgtgtgtgtgtgtgtgtgtgtgtgtgtgtgtgtgtgtgtgtgtgtgtgtgtgtgtgtgtgtgtgtgtgtgtgtgtgtgtgtgtgtgtgtggtgtgtgtgtgtgtgtgtgtgtgtgtgtgtgtgtgtgtgtgtgtgtgtgtgtgtggtgtgtgtgtggtgggtgtgtgtgtgtgtgtatatgtgtgtgtttatatatatttatttatttatttattttgtgtcttatAACAGTCGGTTCAACAGCAGCGTCCAGCGCGGGTGCTGCCATGAACACCTTGGCATCTCTGGGCACGCTGCAGGGTCTCACTGGCAGCTCTATGGGCCTCAACCTCAACGCTCTTACCAATAGCATCAGTGGTAAGAATGTCTGTTTTTAATATCTGGATAAAAGCTAATAGTTCCACACTAATTTCAATGCTACATTAAGAAATATTTGGGATTAGGGAGCAGCAAGACTTAAAAACCTTACTGTTTTGGTTTGCTGGACTGAAAGCAAATTTTGCTCTGTTCTTGCTGCTGCATGTTCAAGATAACCCACTTTATTTGGTACATCTGTGAAACATAATGTAAATCAATAGTCATAAATTCTATCTTTTTACGAAGATAATGAAACCTTTTGAGAGGTATTTATTCAACTATGTTTAGGGTtcaatgtttgtctgttttagttatttgttGTCTGCCGCAACGTCTCAAATTCCTGTGAGCTGGAATTCGCTAGAAACACGAAACTTGGGATAACTGGAAATTATGTTAAtgtgcttctatagaaatatgaacccaatcggCCACATGGTGGTGCTGTAATCAAGGctttaaaatgcaaactttgaaaggccatGCCCCCCACACAGTAAGTCCAATAgacttgaaatttctcacacaggtgcagGTTAATGTGCTCGACAAAAAAACCCTCAAGCATCATTAAGGTCCGCCTAGAAAATCtctgccattttgaattttttgaaaaacacctTTTATGAGATGTCCTCCTACAGCGTAGCTCCGATTGCCACTACATTTTTAGTGAATGATCAATGGATCAATCTTAttaaaagttgtataaagcatgTCCATATCTTAATTAGTTTTCAAGAACTTcaaaaggggcgtggctctggacataaatgaacacaaatcagcaaccataaggccaatcatcacaaaactcacagagTATGTTCAAATAAGTGCCCCtgatatacccagacagtttaaaatacatatacCACTAGGAGGCGCTACAAGTGAAAGATAGGTGAGtagcattacacacattttactataaatcacatattcattgtcCAATCATCCCAATTCTTTCAGAATATACCTACCTAAACCACGCCCtgaaagtttcattcaaattgaacaccagggggcgctatagcaaacaaactgcaggtaATATAGTGCAAATCGggctataaatgactaaatgtttgtctaatcaacacaaaacttccaggaaatgtctacataatgaccttacacatacactgcaagtctcattcaaattgaccactaCGGGGTGCTTTAAATCCACAATAACTGGACGGGGAATGACgcaaatcaaggtttgagcttggaatcaccgctttattagcaattgtttttgtgttgatcatctgtttttgtcgtgagctggactgagctacatatcacaatgaatttaaaacaaagtgcactgtttgtccaatcgttacaaagcttgcaggatatgttttataacaaCGTTGGcccacatgtgtgaaattacaTTGAAGTCActattgagagaaaaaaaaaaaggtttaaaaccCGTGAATCGCCGCTTGCGGCTATTTTATTATTGAGGTTGTAATCTTCAGGATATTGACAGGTGTTTTGCCTGTCCCCATTTACAAATATGAGGGAGAAACAATATTAGtaacacattttattataaTGCAGCCCAGAGTAACACCACCAATAACTACAACCTGAGTAATAAATGCATGAATGTAATTAACACTTAGGTAGCTTATGTTGCAGAGctgttgttctgtttgtttttttgccctgTGGTGGCCAAAAACTTGTAATTCCTCAATTTCTTTTGTAAGCTGCAAAATGTGGTATGAGTGTACAAcctatttgtttctgttttccaGGTATGGGGGCCATGAATGGAGGCCTGGGAGGCTCCATGGCCAACGGGTCAGCAGCCAGCTCCATGGACGCTCTGACCCAGGCCTACTCAGGGATGCAGCAGTACACCGCCTCCGCCCTGCCCTCCCTCTACGGCCAGTCTCTCCTGCAGCAAAGCATTGCTGGCGGCCAGAAGGAAGGTGAGCATTAtcacttttgttaaataacattaaattgAGGATTGATTAATTGTCTGTGGGTGCATCTTAATACGTTTCTAACTTGAGTCTTGTCCGTTTTTCTTATTAAATGGAGTAGGGCCAGAGGGCGCCAACCTTTTCATCTACCACCTGCCCCAGGAGTTTGGGGACCAGGATCTGCTGCAGATGTTTATGCCTTTTGGAAATGTGGTTTCTGCCAAAGTCTTCATTGACAAGCAGACCAATCTGAGCAAGTGCTTTGGTAAGTCTTTTTGCACCACTGGGCCCTGAAGCCTTCTTTTATTGTGTACGTGCTAGGTAGTGTGGTGGATATTAGGGTTCTTAAATTATCTCTTCAGTTATTTTCAAACCTGTGACATGAGTCCTTTCCCCTTATTTATCATGCTCATTTTAAGGCATTGAACCTTCCCAGCAGTATTCTATAATACATCTTTTCATTGCAgctttaatgctttttaattaTATGCAATCATTTAATACCGTTCtagtattttgtaaaaacatttaaGCTGTAACCAGTAAAATGTGTTACTGCTTGATAGATGACATaaccagtttttccaaaaaatatccatcaatttatttatgcatttaatgtttgagttacTATTTAGCAAGTAGTGAGATTACCATGGAACCCAAATGATGCAACTTAAAGTTACCATAAGATATTGTCTTTTAAGAGTTAGTTTACTCATATTTAGAgcactaaatacattttttagttAATAAATCATATGTTCAGTTACTAAATTATAGGGTCATTTGTTTCTGGCCCCAGTCTTAAGTAATAATTGCAATGGCGTCTGTGATGTTATACAACATGCCCTTGAAGTACTAGGCaacattctttttaaatgtgaaagggTGTGTTAAAGTTCAAACAAGGTGTTAAattgctctctgtctgtctgtctgtctgtctgtctgtctgtctgtctgtctgtctgtctgtctgtctgtctgtctgtctgtctctaacatGCGCCCTCCACCTCTTTGTTATCAGGGTTTGTCAGCTATGACAATCCTGTGTCCGCGCAAGCTGCCATCCAGGCCATGAATGGTTTCCAGATCGGAATGAAGAGGCTGAAGGTTCAGCTGAAGCGCTCCAAGAACGACAGCAAACCCTACTGATCCTAGCCCTGGGGCCTTCCCCCCACCCAGCTCTAATAATAGCACTGCTAGGGTAAGTTCACTCCAGCCATGGTCATCACAGCAGAGACTCAGGGGGGCAGGGGGGAAGGAGCCCACCACAGGAGGAGACATCACTCTaatcctatttaaaaaaaaaaaaaaaaaaaaaaaaaaaaatctttccacattttactgtatttcattCCTGCGGTTTTATCATGTAATTTGAGTCTGAgtaaatattttaatgtatatGATTATTTATGACTATCACAGGAGTCAGTGTTCACTGGAGGTATTTTGTGTCACTGTAGTTAGGGGAGACCATCAGGTGTGCGCCATTTCATTGCCTTCAGGTCAAGCTAGACAGGTTGACTAAggatcagttttttttaaga
This genomic stretch from Etheostoma spectabile isolate EspeVRDwgs_2016 chromosome 8, UIUC_Espe_1.0, whole genome shotgun sequence harbors:
- the LOC116694291 gene encoding CUGBP Elav-like family member 2 isoform X6 gives rise to the protein MTSAYDLDFHPLAETRLMASSDTVNGNGSKMNGSLEQLDQPDLDSIKMFVGQIPRSWSETELKELFEPFGAVHQINILRDRTQNPPQSKGCCFVTFYTRKAALEAQNALHNIKTLSGMHHPIQMKPADSEKTSAVEDRKLFIGMISKKYGENEIRMMFASFGQMEECRILRGPDGQSRGCAFVTFATRAMAQNAIKTMHHSQTMEVLYPLAPLVVKFADTQRDKEQRRLQQQLVQQIQQLNSASTWGNLAGLGTLTPQYLALLQQATSTSNQGSFNNMQRLGAGMNPLQLQNLATLAAAAAAAQSSGSPNSTSTMSANSAALGALASPVGSTAASSAGAAMNTLASLGTLQGLTGSSMGLNLNALTNSISGMGAMNGGLGGSMANGSAASSMDALTQAYSGMQQYTASALPSLYGQSLLQQSIAGGQKEVGPEGANLFIYHLPQEFGDQDLLQMFMPFGNVVSAKVFIDKQTNLSKCFGFVSYDNPVSAQAAIQAMNGFQIGMKRLKVQLKRSKNDSKPY
- the LOC116694291 gene encoding CUGBP Elav-like family member 2 isoform X5, giving the protein MSFRSLKEFGVSAERLGSICKRWMARVQSNGNGSKMNGSLEQLDQPDLDSIKMFVGQIPRSWSETELKELFEPFGAVHQINILRDRTQNPPQSKGCCFVTFYTRKAALEAQNALHNIKTLSGMHHPIQMKPADSEKTSAVEDRKLFIGMISKKYGENEIRMMFASFGQMEECRILRGPDGQSRGCAFVTFATRAMAQNAIKTMHHSQTMEVLYPLAPLVVKFADTQRDKEQRRLQQQLVQQIQQLNSASTWGNLAGLGTLTPQYLALLQQATSTSNQGSFNNMQRLGAGMNPLQLQNLATLAAAAAAAQSSGSPNSTSTMSANSAALGALASPVGSTAASSAGAAMNTLASLGTLQGLTGSSMGLNLNALTNSISGMGAMNGGLGGSMANGSAASSMDALTQAYSGMQQYTASALPSLYGQSLLQQSIAGGQKEVGPEGANLFIYHLPQEFGDQDLLQMFMPFGNVVSAKVFIDKQTNLSKCFGFVSYDNPVSAQAAIQAMNGFQIGMKRLKVQLKRSKNDSKPY
- the LOC116694291 gene encoding CUGBP Elav-like family member 2 isoform X2, with the protein product MLEHTSELALVQSLYANSMRCPPSAAGISVRNEDLPTRYGNGNGSKMNGSLEQLDQPDLDSIKMFVGQIPRSWSETELKELFEPFGAVHQINILRDRTQNPPQSKGCCFVTFYTRKAALEAQNALHNIKTLSGMHHPIQMKPADSEKTSAVEDRKLFIGMISKKYGENEIRMMFASFGQMEECRILRGPDGQSRGCAFVTFATRAMAQNAIKTMHHSQTMEVLYPLAPLVVKFADTQRDKEQRRLQQQLVQQIQQLNSASTWGNLAGLGTLTPQYLALLQQATSTSNQGSFNNMQRLGGMNPLQLQNLATLAAAAAAAQSSGSPNSTSTMSANSAALGALASPVGSTAASSAGAAMNTLASLGTLQGLTGSSMGLNLNALTNSISGMGAMNGGLGGSMANGSAASSMDALTQAYSGMQQYTASALPSLYGQSLLQQSIAGGQKEVGPEGANLFIYHLPQEFGDQDLLQMFMPFGNVVSAKVFIDKQTNLSKCFGFVSYDNPVSAQAAIQAMNGFQIGMKRLKVQLKRSKNDSKPY
- the LOC116694291 gene encoding CUGBP Elav-like family member 2 isoform X4 — encoded protein: MLEHTSELALVQSLYANSMRCPPSAAGISVRNEDLPTRYGNGNGSKMNGSLEQLDQPDLDSIKMFVGQIPRSWSETELKELFEPFGAVHQINILRDRTQNPPQSKGCCFVTFYTRKAALEAQNALHNIKTLSGMHHPIQMKPADSEKTSAVEDRKLFIGMISKKYGENEIRMMFASFGQMEECRILRGPDGQSRGCAFVTFATRAMAQNAIKTMHHSQTMEVLYPLAPLVVKFADTQRDKEQRRLQQQLVQQIQQLNSASTWGNLAGLGTLTPQYLALLQQATSTSNQGSFNNMQRLGGMNPLQLQNLATLAAAAAAAQSSGSPNSTSTMSANSAALGALASPVGSTAASSAGAAMNTLASLGTLQGLTGSSMGLNLNALTNSISGMGAMNGGLGGSMANGSAASSMDALTQAYSGMQQYTASALPSLYGQSLLQQSIAGGQKEGPEGANLFIYHLPQEFGDQDLLQMFMPFGNVVSAKVFIDKQTNLSKCFGFVSYDNPVSAQAAIQAMNGFQIGMKRLKVQLKRSKNDSKPY
- the LOC116694291 gene encoding CUGBP Elav-like family member 2 isoform X1 — protein: MLEHTSELALVQSLYANSMRCPPSAAGISVRNEDLPTRYGNGNGSKMNGSLEQLDQPDLDSIKMFVGQIPRSWSETELKELFEPFGAVHQINILRDRTQNPPQSKGCCFVTFYTRKAALEAQNALHNIKTLSGMHHPIQMKPADSEKTSAVEDRKLFIGMISKKYGENEIRMMFASFGQMEECRILRGPDGQSRGCAFVTFATRAMAQNAIKTMHHSQTMEVLYPLAPLVVKFADTQRDKEQRRLQQQLVQQIQQLNSASTWGNLAGLGTLTPQYLALLQQATSTSNQGSFNNMQRLGAGMNPLQLQNLATLAAAAAAAQSSGSPNSTSTMSANSAALGALASPVGSTAASSAGAAMNTLASLGTLQGLTGSSMGLNLNALTNSISGMGAMNGGLGGSMANGSAASSMDALTQAYSGMQQYTASALPSLYGQSLLQQSIAGGQKEGPEGANLFIYHLPQEFGDQDLLQMFMPFGNVVSAKVFIDKQTNLSKCFGFVSYDNPVSAQAAIQAMNGFQIGMKRLKVQLKRSKNDSKPY
- the LOC116694291 gene encoding CUGBP Elav-like family member 2 isoform X7, producing the protein MLEHTSELALVQSLYANSMRCPPSAAGISVRNEDLPTRYGNGNGSKMNGSLEQLDQPDLDSIKMFVGQIPRSWSETELKELFEPFGAVHQINILRDRTQNPPQSKGCCFVTFYTRKAALEAQNALHNIKTLSGMHHPIQMKPADSEKTSAVEDRKLFIGMISKKYGENEIRMMFASFGQMEECRILRGPDGQSRGCAFVTFATRAMAQNAIKTMHHSQTMEVLYPLAPLVVKFADTQRDKEQRRLQQQLVQQIQQLNSASTWGNLAGLGTLTPQYLALLQQATSTSNQGSFNNMQRLGVGSTAASSAGAAMNTLASLGTLQGLTGSSMGLNLNALTNSISGMGAMNGGLGGSMANGSAASSMDALTQAYSGMQQYTASALPSLYGQSLLQQSIAGGQKEVGPEGANLFIYHLPQEFGDQDLLQMFMPFGNVVSAKVFIDKQTNLSKCFGFVSYDNPVSAQAAIQAMNGFQIGMKRLKVQLKRSKNDSKPY
- the LOC116694291 gene encoding CUGBP Elav-like family member 2 isoform X8, whose protein sequence is MLEHTSELALVQSLYANSMRCPPSAAGISVRNEDLPTRYGNGNGSKMNGSLEQLDQPDLDSIKMFVGQIPRSWSETELKELFEPFGAVHQINILRDRTQNPPQSKGCCFVTFYTRKAALEAQNALHNIKTLSGMHHPIQMKPADSEKTSAVEDRKLFIGMISKKYGENEIRMMFASFGQMEECRILRGPDGQSRGCAFVTFATRAMAQNAIKTMHHSQTMEVLYPLAPLVVKFADTQRDKEQRRLQQQLVQQIQQLNSASTWGNLAGLGTLTPQYLALLQQATSTSNQGSFNNMQRLGVGSTAASSAGAAMNTLASLGTLQGLTGSSMGLNLNALTNSISGMGAMNGGLGGSMANGSAASSMDALTQAYSGMQQYTASALPSLYGQSLLQQSIAGGQKEGPEGANLFIYHLPQEFGDQDLLQMFMPFGNVVSAKVFIDKQTNLSKCFGFVSYDNPVSAQAAIQAMNGFQIGMKRLKVQLKRSKNDSKPY
- the LOC116694291 gene encoding CUGBP Elav-like family member 2 isoform X3, translated to MLEHTSELALVQSLYANSMRCPPSAAGISVRNEDLPTSNGNGSKMNGSLEQLDQPDLDSIKMFVGQIPRSWSETELKELFEPFGAVHQINILRDRTQNPPQSKGCCFVTFYTRKAALEAQNALHNIKTLSGMHHPIQMKPADSEKTSAVEDRKLFIGMISKKYGENEIRMMFASFGQMEECRILRGPDGQSRGCAFVTFATRAMAQNAIKTMHHSQTMEVLYPLAPLVVKFADTQRDKEQRRLQQQLVQQIQQLNSASTWGNLAGLGTLTPQYLALLQQATSTSNQGSFNNMQRLGAGMNPLQLQNLATLAAAAAAAQSSGSPNSTSTMSANSAALGALASPVGSTAASSAGAAMNTLASLGTLQGLTGSSMGLNLNALTNSISGMGAMNGGLGGSMANGSAASSMDALTQAYSGMQQYTASALPSLYGQSLLQQSIAGGQKEVGPEGANLFIYHLPQEFGDQDLLQMFMPFGNVVSAKVFIDKQTNLSKCFGFVSYDNPVSAQAAIQAMNGFQIGMKRLKVQLKRSKNDSKPY